The Lycium barbarum isolate Lr01 chromosome 10, ASM1917538v2, whole genome shotgun sequence genome includes a region encoding these proteins:
- the LOC132614059 gene encoding diphthine--ammonia ligase isoform X1: MKVVALVSGGKDSCYAMMKCIQYGHQIVALANLIPADDATDELDSYMYQTVGHQIVIGYAKCMGLPLFRRRIQGSTRHHDLSYSMTPGDEVEDMFILLNEVKRQIPSVTAVSSGAIASDYQRLRVESICSRLGLVSLAYLWKQDQSFLLQEMITNGIIAILVKVAAIGLNPSKHLGKEIVELEPHLHKLKELYGINVCGEGGEYETLTLDCPLFKNARIVLDEFQIVLHSSDSIAPVGILHPLAFHLENKVESISSNGVDEGSNVGQKNVDTVIAVQGDVQQGEAASEFVAVSSKQPGVTKQELKVSKTRKDNVFSISCWLQDSCKNSSDLQEDLEVVLMKIEALLVENGSSWENVLYIHLYIADMDEFAVANETYVRYITQKKCRYGVPSRSTIELPLLLVGLGRAYIEVLVANDPTKKVLHVQSISCWAPSCIGPYSQATLHNDILHMAGQLGLDPATMVLCEGGPVAELEQALQNSEAVARSFNCSISTSVIVFVIYCSESMEKLERVVVQKKTETILKQMKSQHSEDAKKSEVLDPIFLYVLVPDLPKRALVEVKPMFYTGEYSSAPSDHAKQYQSTGQGYWGLGYETWHDICLQKSVVYGKICTAILSVTEELAAKICSLTNVACHADVKSKSLVEEEQVIMIARFFIYRLDKVLLENDFSWDDVMNLRLYFASSLNIPHGTLSQIFSDVFNEFAQMSRRIKVDAEPILNIVPVLGAGRSLSTLDDIFTCELIASKC; this comes from the exons ATGAAAGTAGTGGCTTTAGTGAGTGGCGGCAAAGACAGTTGCTATGCCATGATGAAATGCATTCAATATGGCCACCAG ATTGTTGCGTTGGCTAATTTGATTCCTGCTGATGATGCTACGGATGAGCTTGATAGCTACATGTATCAAACA GTTGGGCACCAAATAGTTATTGGCTATGCTAAATGCATGGGACTCCCATTATTCCGGAGGCGAATTCAAGGATCCACAAG GCATCATGACCTAAGCTACAGTATGACTCCTGGTGATGAAGTTGAAGATATGTTTATATTGTTGAATGAAGTAAAAAGACAGATACCCTCTGTTACAGCAGTATCTTCTGGTGCCATTGCATCTGACTACCAGAGATTACGTGTAGAAAGTATATGTTCAAGGTTAGGGCTCGTGTCATTGGCGTACCTATGGAAGCAAGATCAATCATTTCTTCTACAGGAAATG ATAACAAACGGAATTATTGCAATATTAGTGAAG GTTGCTGCTATTGGACTGAACCCCTCAAAACACTTGGGAAAAGAGATAGTAGAACTGGAACCCCACCTCCACAAGTTAAAAGA gTTATATGGAATAAATGTCTGTGGCGAAGGTGGAGAATATGAAACATTAACCCTTGATTGCCCTCTATTTAAA AATGCTCGAATTGTGCTGGATGAATTTCAAATCGTCTTGCATTCTTCAGATTCCATAGCCCCTGTTGGCATTCTCCACCCTCTGGCATTCCATCTGGAAAATAAGGTTGAGTCAATATCTTCAAATGGCGTTGATGAAGGAAGCAATGTCGGTCAGAAGAACGTGGATACAGTAATTGCAGTTCAAGGAGATGTCCAACAAGGTGAAGCTGCTAGTGAATTTGTTGCTGTAAGCTCTAAGCAACCAGGTGTTACTAAACAGGAGCTCAAAGTTTCTAAAACAAGGAAGGATAATGTCTTTTCTATCTCTTGCTGGCTCCAAGACTCCTGTAAAAATTCATCAG ATCTACAGGAGGATCTGGAggttgttctaatgaaaattgaAGCTCTGCTCGTGGAAAATGGTTCCTCTTGGGAAAATGTATTGTATATCCATCTATATATTGCTGATATGGATGAGTTTGCAGTGGCAAATGAAACCTACGTCAGATATATTACTCAAAAGAAGTGTCGTTATGGTGTACCATCGCGGTCCACCATTGAGCTCCCTCTATTGCTAGTTGGTTTAGGGAGAGCATATATTGAAGTCTTGGTGGCAAATGATCCTACTAAAAAGGTCTTGCATGTACAAAGTATTTCTTGCTGGGCTCCTAGCTGTATTGGTCCATACAGTCAG GCAACTTTGCACAATGACATACTACACATGGCAGGACAGCTGGGGCTTGACCCAGCAACTATGGTGCTCTGTGAAGGAGGTCCTGTTGCAGAACTTGAACAGGCACTGCAAAACAGTGAAGCAGTTGCTAGAAGCTTTAACTGTTCAATATCTACGTCAGTCATAGTCTTTGTGATATATTGTTCAGAATCTATGGAAAAATTAGAAAGAGTTGTTGTTCAGAAGAAAACAGAAACAATTCTTAAGCAAATGAAGTCGCAGCATTCTGAGGACGCAAAGAAGTCCGAAGTCCTAGATCCAATTTTCCTATATGTTCTTGTTCCTGATCTTCCAAAAAG AGCTCTGGTTGAAGTAAAGCCAATGTTTTACACGGGGGAGTATTCGTCTGCTCCAAGTGATCATGCCAAGCAATATCAATCCACAGGACAAGGTTATTGGGGTTTGGGGTATGAAACTTGGCATGACATTTGCCTTCAGAAATCTGTTGTTTATGGGAAAATATGCACAGCAATTCTTTCAGTTACTGAAGAGCTTGCAGCAAAAATTTGCTCCCTCACCAATGTTGCATGTCATGCCGATGTTAAGTCCAAAAGTCTTGTCGAAGAGGAACAAGTCATAATGATCGCAAGATTTTTCATTTATCGTCTCGATAAAGTCCTTTTGGAGAATGATTTCTCTTGGGACGACGTAATG AATTTAAGGCTCTACTTTGCGAGTAGCCTTAATATCCCTCATGGAACATTGTCTCAAATCTTCTCTGATGTGTTTAATGAATTTGCTCAGATGAGTCGGAGAATTAAAGTAGATGCTGAACCTATTTTAAATATCGTTCCTGTCTTGGGTGCTGGGAGGTCTTTGTCGACCTTGGATGATATATTCACATGTGAACTCATTGCTAGCAAATGTTAG
- the LOC132614059 gene encoding diphthine--ammonia ligase isoform X2 — translation MFSRKKMIVALANLIPADDATDELDSYMYQTVGHQIVIGYAKCMGLPLFRRRIQGSTRHHDLSYSMTPGDEVEDMFILLNEVKRQIPSVTAVSSGAIASDYQRLRVESICSRLGLVSLAYLWKQDQSFLLQEMITNGIIAILVKVAAIGLNPSKHLGKEIVELEPHLHKLKELYGINVCGEGGEYETLTLDCPLFKNARIVLDEFQIVLHSSDSIAPVGILHPLAFHLENKVESISSNGVDEGSNVGQKNVDTVIAVQGDVQQGEAASEFVAVSSKQPGVTKQELKVSKTRKDNVFSISCWLQDSCKNSSDLQEDLEVVLMKIEALLVENGSSWENVLYIHLYIADMDEFAVANETYVRYITQKKCRYGVPSRSTIELPLLLVGLGRAYIEVLVANDPTKKVLHVQSISCWAPSCIGPYSQATLHNDILHMAGQLGLDPATMVLCEGGPVAELEQALQNSEAVARSFNCSISTSVIVFVIYCSESMEKLERVVVQKKTETILKQMKSQHSEDAKKSEVLDPIFLYVLVPDLPKRALVEVKPMFYTGEYSSAPSDHAKQYQSTGQGYWGLGYETWHDICLQKSVVYGKICTAILSVTEELAAKICSLTNVACHADVKSKSLVEEEQVIMIARFFIYRLDKVLLENDFSWDDVMNLRLYFASSLNIPHGTLSQIFSDVFNEFAQMSRRIKVDAEPILNIVPVLGAGRSLSTLDDIFTCELIASKC, via the exons atgttTTCTAGGAAAAAAATG ATTGTTGCGTTGGCTAATTTGATTCCTGCTGATGATGCTACGGATGAGCTTGATAGCTACATGTATCAAACA GTTGGGCACCAAATAGTTATTGGCTATGCTAAATGCATGGGACTCCCATTATTCCGGAGGCGAATTCAAGGATCCACAAG GCATCATGACCTAAGCTACAGTATGACTCCTGGTGATGAAGTTGAAGATATGTTTATATTGTTGAATGAAGTAAAAAGACAGATACCCTCTGTTACAGCAGTATCTTCTGGTGCCATTGCATCTGACTACCAGAGATTACGTGTAGAAAGTATATGTTCAAGGTTAGGGCTCGTGTCATTGGCGTACCTATGGAAGCAAGATCAATCATTTCTTCTACAGGAAATG ATAACAAACGGAATTATTGCAATATTAGTGAAG GTTGCTGCTATTGGACTGAACCCCTCAAAACACTTGGGAAAAGAGATAGTAGAACTGGAACCCCACCTCCACAAGTTAAAAGA gTTATATGGAATAAATGTCTGTGGCGAAGGTGGAGAATATGAAACATTAACCCTTGATTGCCCTCTATTTAAA AATGCTCGAATTGTGCTGGATGAATTTCAAATCGTCTTGCATTCTTCAGATTCCATAGCCCCTGTTGGCATTCTCCACCCTCTGGCATTCCATCTGGAAAATAAGGTTGAGTCAATATCTTCAAATGGCGTTGATGAAGGAAGCAATGTCGGTCAGAAGAACGTGGATACAGTAATTGCAGTTCAAGGAGATGTCCAACAAGGTGAAGCTGCTAGTGAATTTGTTGCTGTAAGCTCTAAGCAACCAGGTGTTACTAAACAGGAGCTCAAAGTTTCTAAAACAAGGAAGGATAATGTCTTTTCTATCTCTTGCTGGCTCCAAGACTCCTGTAAAAATTCATCAG ATCTACAGGAGGATCTGGAggttgttctaatgaaaattgaAGCTCTGCTCGTGGAAAATGGTTCCTCTTGGGAAAATGTATTGTATATCCATCTATATATTGCTGATATGGATGAGTTTGCAGTGGCAAATGAAACCTACGTCAGATATATTACTCAAAAGAAGTGTCGTTATGGTGTACCATCGCGGTCCACCATTGAGCTCCCTCTATTGCTAGTTGGTTTAGGGAGAGCATATATTGAAGTCTTGGTGGCAAATGATCCTACTAAAAAGGTCTTGCATGTACAAAGTATTTCTTGCTGGGCTCCTAGCTGTATTGGTCCATACAGTCAG GCAACTTTGCACAATGACATACTACACATGGCAGGACAGCTGGGGCTTGACCCAGCAACTATGGTGCTCTGTGAAGGAGGTCCTGTTGCAGAACTTGAACAGGCACTGCAAAACAGTGAAGCAGTTGCTAGAAGCTTTAACTGTTCAATATCTACGTCAGTCATAGTCTTTGTGATATATTGTTCAGAATCTATGGAAAAATTAGAAAGAGTTGTTGTTCAGAAGAAAACAGAAACAATTCTTAAGCAAATGAAGTCGCAGCATTCTGAGGACGCAAAGAAGTCCGAAGTCCTAGATCCAATTTTCCTATATGTTCTTGTTCCTGATCTTCCAAAAAG AGCTCTGGTTGAAGTAAAGCCAATGTTTTACACGGGGGAGTATTCGTCTGCTCCAAGTGATCATGCCAAGCAATATCAATCCACAGGACAAGGTTATTGGGGTTTGGGGTATGAAACTTGGCATGACATTTGCCTTCAGAAATCTGTTGTTTATGGGAAAATATGCACAGCAATTCTTTCAGTTACTGAAGAGCTTGCAGCAAAAATTTGCTCCCTCACCAATGTTGCATGTCATGCCGATGTTAAGTCCAAAAGTCTTGTCGAAGAGGAACAAGTCATAATGATCGCAAGATTTTTCATTTATCGTCTCGATAAAGTCCTTTTGGAGAATGATTTCTCTTGGGACGACGTAATG AATTTAAGGCTCTACTTTGCGAGTAGCCTTAATATCCCTCATGGAACATTGTCTCAAATCTTCTCTGATGTGTTTAATGAATTTGCTCAGATGAGTCGGAGAATTAAAGTAGATGCTGAACCTATTTTAAATATCGTTCCTGTCTTGGGTGCTGGGAGGTCTTTGTCGACCTTGGATGATATATTCACATGTGAACTCATTGCTAGCAAATGTTAG